Proteins found in one Perca fluviatilis chromosome 9, GENO_Pfluv_1.0, whole genome shotgun sequence genomic segment:
- the stxbp3 gene encoding syntaxin-binding protein 3, with protein MATGSDHGLKRIVWKRIKDTIITDCKKSEVWKVLILDPFTTKLLSSCCKMSDLMSEKITIVEDLFKSREPVPEMKAIYFMSPTAKCVDAFIADFKTKPKYKAAYVYFTDYCPDDLFNNMKLYCAKYIRVCKEINMSFMPQEAQVFTCDNPGAFQSIYSPKSQDKNKTLETLADQLVTLCATLDEYPGVRYKNNMVNAKTLAELVDNKLAKHYELDDSGKKKDKTQAQLLIVERGIDPVSPILHELTYQAMAYDLVDIQNDTYKYKAKDGSEKQALLNEDDMLWVKLRHKHIADVSEQIRKLVKEISASKKEGKSDGKITISNLAQMMKKMPAFRKQLTEKTIHLQLAEDCMQHFANNVEKLCKAEQDLAVGLDVEGVKVKDPMRTLLPVLLNPYSTHDKIRAVLLYIFSLNGTTDENLSKLIQHVKIEDEREFILNWKELGVPIITSPSFFSRKPTRRDRSQDQTYNLSRWTPVIKDVMEDAVENKLDTTEWPHQSECPAAWNGSGAVSARQKHKASSQDDRRTGSRLIIFVVGGISYSEMRCAYEVTQAVKSCEVIIGSSHILTPTGLLDDIKALSKGPMETFTIEERSNA; from the exons atggcaaCGGGCAGTGATCACGGGCTGAAAAGAATAGTTTGGAAAA GAATAAAAGATACAATTATTACAGACTGCAAGAAATCTGAAGTATGGAAG GTATTGATTCTGGACCCCTTCACCACCAAGCTCCTCTCATCATGCTGCAAAATGTCCGATCTGATGTCAGAGAAAATAACAA TTGTGGAGGACCTGTTCAAAAGCAGAGAGCCTGTTCCAGAAATGAAGGCCATCTACTTCATGTCACCAACCGCTAAG TGTGTGGATGCCTTCATTGCTGACTTCAAGACCAAACCTAAATATAAAGCAGCATATGTTTATTTCACTGACT ACTGTCCTGATGACCTGTTCAACAACATGAAGCTGTACTGTGCGAAGTACATACGAGTCTGTAAGGAAATAAACATGTCCTTCATGCCACAAGAGGCACAA GTGTTCACATGTGATAATCCAGGGGCTTTCCAAAGCATCTACAGTCCCAAAAGTCAGGACAAAAATAAGACACTGGAGACACTCGCAGACCAGCTTGTCACGCTCTGTGCCACGTTGGACGAGTACCCCGGGGTTAGATACAAGAA CAACATGGTGAATGCCAAGACCCTTGCCGAGCTGGTGGACAACAAACTGGCCAAACACTACGAGCTGGATGACAGCGGCAAGAAAAAG GACAAGACCCAGGCCCAGCTGCTGATAGTGGAGAGAGGTATTGACCCCGTCAGCCCCATCCTGCATGAGCTGACCTACCAGGCCATGGCTTACGACCTCGTTGATATCCAGAACGACACCTACAA GTACAAGGCTAAAGATGGCTCAGAGAAGCAGGCCTTGCTGAATGAGGACGACATGCTCTGGGTGAAGCTGAGGCACAAGCACATTGCTGACGTCTCAGA ACAAATCCGCAAGTTGGTAAAGGAAATATCTGCTAGCAAGAAAGAAGGGAAGTCAGATGGGAAG atcACTATTAGCAATTTGGCCCAGATGATGAAGAAGATGCCCGCATTCCGTAAACAACTCACTGAG AAAACTATTCATCTGCAGTTGGCCGAGGACTGCATGCAACATTTTGCGAACAACGTGGAGAAACTCTGCAAAGCGGAACAG GACCTTGCAGTGGGATTAGATGTGGAGGGGGTGAAGGTGAAAGATCCCATGAGGACCCTGCTGCCTGTGCTGCTCAACCCATACAGCACCCACGACAAGATCAGGGCTGTGCTGCTCTACATCTTCAGCCTCAACG GAACAACTGACGAGAACTTAAGCAAACTCATCCAGCATGTTAAGATCGAGGACGAACGCGAATTTATCCTGAACTGGAAAGAACTGGGGGTCCCTATCATCACATCG CCTAGTTTCTTCTCTCGCAAACCAACCAGACGGGATCGTTCCCAGGATCAGACTTACAACCTTTCCAGATGGACTCCTGTTATAAAAGATGTGATGGAG GATGCCGTGGAGAACAAACTGGACACCACAGAGTGGCCACACCAGTCTGAGTGTCCTGCCGCCTGGAATGGCTCCGGGGCTGTCAG TGCCCGTCAGAAGCACAAAGCCAGCTCTCAGGACGACCGCCGGACCGGCTCACGCCTCATCATTTTTGTTGTAGGAGGAATCAGCTACTCTGAGATGCGCTGTGCCTATGAGGTCACCCAGGCAGTGAAATCCTGTGAGGTCATCATAG gGTCTTCTCACATTTTGACCCCGACCGGACTCCTGGATGACATCAAGGCTCTTAGCAAAGGCCCCATGGAGACTTTTACAATAGAGGAAAGGAGCAATGCCTGA
- the LOC120565703 gene encoding fibronectin type III domain-containing protein 7-like, whose translation MGAMKWLVIFVTLGMCSQASAIQVSVFSVTSKSAILRWTRYSGASSYKITVAPQSSQNNPIAFATFGPNTVLGSVNSLTPNILYTFTVEALDDSQLRLSSAVVDSFTAPEIMDPIQTLKPKDSTTLMVGFSLNTGATHYIIRIQNDDGFFREDQVSSSPAEIESLSPYTEYELSIMSANRGGRSQPSLPVTAKTVLPPPQLSTSSPSNDSIIVSWAPVAHAVQYSLSIYDFGSNTNMKYNTSDTNLTISGLAAGSLYAIKGFAWDLEGREGEGSLVINQTTRPPTPSFVNVSIVTINGVAGLSVSWKLDQDVYGSVQYHVLSDQNRTCNSTSSSCILSAVGCGEVHTIQVIALNTTGPSFPSSPVVFITFPCPPESLALVESTEGNCTLTWGTVPHADSYVAFFKRGDGTEETCNTTSNNCKYHCLCGYTYLLSVYAYNEAGSSPQGQILNYTTLPCCPEGVSVSVVSTDTLEIVWMASRGAELYQTRAADSSEVILCNDTAPVCALSDLSCDSPYSVVVTPCNEISGCNHACKAHTKDTAACMPMNLMLNPKNSSCVSVSWTANNRAANYTVSASGDDGQHTCTTSGNSCDITDLPCGSTYEVSVIATSAAGQSLPSYSDYLETEPCCPMNLTVEQVTQAVSNISWSHAKGAHSFITSLTSTRGHARCHTQDSHCLVGCITCGTNYTVTMEAFSKSGSMSNCTYEGFSSSACCPSGVRLYSIAGNSLRVYWRSAGSSHSYVTEMVGSSNNYTCTASPGASSCDFGNIQCGDVYHVMVAPLTPEGSKVLFCPQRLYSVTCSGSNVGTVIYRGKRSVN comes from the exons ATGGGGGCTATGAAGTGGCTGGTGATTTTTGTCACGCTGGGCATGTGCTCACAGG CATCAGCTATCCAAGTATCCGTGTTCTCAGTAACATCCAAGAGCGCGATTCTCAGATGGACCAGGTACTCTGGAGCCAGCTCATACAAGATTACTGTCGCCCCCCAAAGCTCACAAAACAACCCCATTGCTTTTGCCACGTTTGGTCCAAACACAGTGCTGGGCTCTGTCAACTCTCTGACCCCGAACATCCTGTATACATTCACAGTTGAAGCCCTGGATGATTCCCAATTAAGACTGAGCTCTGCAGTTGTGGATTCATTCACAG CCCCTGAGATTATGGATCCCATCCAGACCTTGAAGCCAAAGGATAGCACTACCTTGATGGTGGGGTTCAGCTTGAATACCGGGGCGACTCATTACATCATACGAATCCAGAATGATGATGGCTTTTTCAGAGAAGACCAAGTGTCCTCCTCCCCCGCTGAGATTGAGTCCCTCTCGCCATACACTGAGTACGAGCTCAGCATCATGTCTGCGAACAGGGGAGGCCGGAGCCAGCCGTCTCTTCCTGTGACTGCAAAGACAG TTTTGCCTCCTCCTCAGCTCTCCACCTCCTCTCCCAGCAATGACAGCATCATTGTATCCTGGGCCCCTGTTGCTCACGCTGTCCAGTACAGCCTGTCTATATACGACTTTGGCTCTAACACCAACATGAAGTACAACACCTCCGACACCAATTTGACCATCTCAGGCCTGGCTGCTGGCTCACTCTATGCCATCAAGGGTTTCGCCTGGGACCTCGAGGGCCGAGAGGGAGAGGGCAGTCTGGTCATCAACCAAACAACAA GACCACCTACGCCATCTTTTGTCAATGTCTCTATTGTGACGATTAACGGTGTGGCCGGACTCTCTGTATCCTGGAAACTTGATCAGGATGTCTATGGATCAGTCCAGTACCACGTACTGAGTGACCAGAACCGCACATGTAACTCCACATCCAGCTCCTGCATACTGTCGGCCGTGGGCTGTGGAGAGGTACACACTATCCAGGTCATCGCCTTGAACACAACTGGACCCAGCTTCCCATCCAGCCCTGTGGTGTTCATCACCT TCCCCTGCCCACCAGAGTCTTTGGCTCTTGTGGAGTCAACAGAAGGAAACTGCACGCTAACGTGGGGCACGGTGCCTCATGCCGACAGCTACGTGGCCTTCTTCAAGAGAGGTGACGGCACCGAGGAGACCTGCAACACCACCAGCAACAACTGCAAATACCACTGCCTGTGTGGCTACACATACCTGCTGTCTGTGTATGCGTACAATGAGGCTGGCAGCAGTCCTCAAGGACAGATTCTCAACTATACCACCT TGCCCTGTTGTCCAGAGGGTGTATCGGTCTCTGTGGTGAGCACTGACACTCTGGAGATTGTGTGGATGGCCTCGCGGGGGGCAGAGCTGTACCAGACTCGGGCTGCAGACAGTTCAGAGGTCATCCTGTGTAACGACACAGCACCCGTGTGCGCTCTCTCTGACCTCAGCTGCGACAGTCCCTACAGCGTGGTGGTGACACCCTGCAATGAAATCAGCGGATGCAACCATGCATGCAAAGCTCACACCAAAGACACAG CTGCTTGCATGCCGATGAATCTGATGCTGAATCCGAAGAACTCCTCCTGCGTCAGTGTCAGCTGGACAGCAAACAACAGGGCTGCTAATTACACTGTGAGCGCGTCGGGAGATGACGGCCAACACACCTGCACCACCAGCGGAAACAGCTGTGACATCACAGACCTTCCATGTGGCTCCACTTACGAAGTCAGCGTCATAGCAACCAGCGCAGCCGGCCAGAGTTTACCCAGCTACTCTGACTATCTGGAAACAG AACCCTGTTGCCCGATGAATCTAACAGTGGAACAGGTGACACAGGCAGTGAGCAACATCTCGTGGTCTCACGCCAAGGGGGCGCATTCATTCATCACTTCCCTGACATCAACGCGTGGCCACGCCCGCTGCCACACCCAGGACTCCCACTGCCTCGTGGGATGCATCACCTGTGGGACCAACTACACTGTCACCATGGAGGCGTTCAGCAAAAGCGGGAGCATGTCCAACTGCACCTATGAGGGCTTCTCGTCCA GTGCCTGCTGTCCGTCAGGTGTCAGGCTCTACAGTATAGCTGGGAACTCTCTGCGAGTGTACTGGCGCAGCGCTGGCAGCAGCCACAGCTACGTCACAGAGATGGTGGGCAGCAGCAACAACTACACCTGCACTGCCTCTCCCGGAGCAAGcagctgtgattttggcaacaTCCAGTGTGGGGACGTCTATCATGTAATGGTGGCTCCGCTTACACCAGAGGGCAGCAAAGTCCTGTTCTGCCCCCAGAGACTGTACTCTG TCACTTGCTCAGGGAGCAACGTTGGCACAG TGATTTACAGAGGGAAGAGAAGTGTGAATTAA